From the genome of Vibrio navarrensis, one region includes:
- a CDS encoding ABC transporter permease subunit — translation MARAGFTLQEKDRSRLLKDRLARFAVTCGGLGVLAALVLIFVYLAMVVFPLFSDAKLERNYQTMPVTLNQPVALAVDDYGQRAMSVSQSGLLSFWQLDLGIRLKEIQLTANPLLFARTIPAVEWYGFLDESGEVTLFKPEFNSSLAKEVQQPDIEFYSPEFSFRLAENGESIRQFAFSVNPDSPTLVWLDRDGTLSARWLMKSALTKRQIDFQFESPFHDIDQLLLTPDGATLYLRSGSELIIARKRQEAFRVREVVDLTLGDKKHSVRNIDLLAGAYSLLVTHNDGRVSQWFDTRRDNQRRLTHIRDFKLASQVQYLLPDTHRKGFYSFYTNGTLQSHYTTSEKLVLFSRAFSQAPQLSAMSNNEHYLLSYFPGQLNVTKVENPYPEVSLSSLWQRVWYEGYPEPQFVWQSTSASDDFEAKFSLIPIAFGTIKAAMFAMLFSVPIAVLGAIYTAYFMAPRMRRVVKPSIELMEAMPTVIIGFLAGLWFAPIVENHLISVISLMIFLPLSTIVIGALWRLLPANWRHRIPNGWHALILMPTLLVMLPIGLWIAPSIEHIWFGGDIRLYLSEHGIGFDQRNALVVGLAMGFAVIPTIFTIAEDAIFSVPKHLSDGSLALGATPWQTLTRVVLLTASPGIFSAIMMGLGRAVGETMIVLMATGNTPMMDWNILEGMRTLSATIAVELPESEVGSSHFRLLFLSALLLFVFTFAVNSVAEWVRQRLREKYRAL, via the coding sequence ATGGCCAGAGCCGGATTCACATTGCAGGAAAAAGATAGGTCGAGATTGCTCAAAGATCGACTGGCTCGTTTTGCTGTCACTTGTGGCGGTTTGGGCGTACTTGCTGCGTTAGTACTGATTTTTGTCTACCTAGCGATGGTGGTGTTTCCGCTCTTTTCCGACGCTAAATTAGAGCGTAATTATCAAACAATGCCAGTGACGCTCAATCAGCCAGTGGCTTTGGCGGTGGATGACTACGGTCAGCGCGCGATGAGCGTCAGTCAATCTGGTTTACTCTCTTTCTGGCAACTTGATCTGGGCATTCGTCTTAAAGAGATCCAGTTAACGGCCAATCCGCTGTTGTTCGCCCGTACTATTCCGGCGGTTGAGTGGTATGGATTTTTGGATGAAAGTGGTGAAGTGACGCTCTTCAAGCCCGAATTCAACAGCTCGTTGGCAAAAGAAGTTCAACAGCCAGATATCGAGTTTTACTCGCCAGAATTTAGCTTTCGTTTGGCTGAAAACGGCGAGTCTATTCGGCAATTTGCGTTCAGTGTGAACCCTGACTCACCCACCTTGGTTTGGCTTGATCGTGATGGCACTTTGTCGGCGCGCTGGTTGATGAAATCTGCGTTAACGAAGCGTCAAATCGATTTTCAGTTTGAAAGCCCGTTTCACGATATTGATCAACTGTTGCTGACGCCCGATGGCGCGACCTTGTATCTGCGCAGTGGCTCAGAGCTGATTATTGCCCGCAAGCGGCAAGAGGCTTTTCGCGTGCGAGAGGTAGTGGATTTAACCTTGGGGGACAAAAAGCATTCGGTCAGAAATATCGATCTTTTGGCGGGCGCATACTCCTTATTGGTCACGCACAATGATGGTCGTGTGTCGCAGTGGTTTGATACGCGTCGCGACAATCAGCGCCGCTTAACGCACATTCGTGACTTCAAATTGGCCTCACAGGTGCAGTATCTGCTGCCCGATACGCATCGTAAGGGCTTTTACAGTTTTTACACCAATGGCACTTTGCAAAGTCACTACACTACCAGTGAAAAGTTGGTGCTGTTTTCTCGCGCTTTCTCTCAAGCGCCGCAGCTTTCGGCCATGTCCAACAATGAGCATTACTTGCTCTCTTATTTTCCCGGCCAGTTAAATGTCACCAAAGTAGAGAATCCGTATCCGGAAGTGTCACTCTCTTCGCTGTGGCAACGAGTGTGGTATGAAGGCTACCCGGAGCCGCAGTTTGTCTGGCAATCGACTTCAGCCAGTGATGACTTTGAAGCCAAATTCAGTCTTATTCCTATCGCTTTTGGCACAATCAAAGCGGCGATGTTTGCCATGCTGTTTTCGGTGCCGATCGCGGTGCTCGGTGCCATATATACCGCTTATTTTATGGCGCCGAGAATGCGCCGGGTGGTGAAGCCGTCGATCGAATTGATGGAAGCGATGCCAACCGTGATTATTGGTTTTCTCGCTGGGCTTTGGTTCGCCCCTATCGTTGAAAATCATCTGATTTCGGTGATTTCGCTGATGATCTTTTTGCCGCTGAGCACCATCGTGATTGGGGCGCTGTGGCGTCTATTACCAGCTAACTGGCGACACCGTATCCCCAACGGTTGGCATGCGCTGATCTTGATGCCTACACTGCTGGTGATGCTGCCGATTGGCCTTTGGATTGCGCCAAGCATCGAACACATCTGGTTTGGCGGTGATATTCGTCTCTACCTGTCAGAACACGGCATTGGCTTTGATCAGCGTAACGCGCTGGTGGTGGGGTTGGCGATGGGCTTTGCGGTGATCCCGACCATTTTTACTATCGCTGAAGATGCGATTTTCTCGGTGCCAAAGCATCTGTCGGATGGCTCATTGGCACTTGGTGCAACACCTTGGCAAACCTTAACGCGTGTGGTGTTGCTCACTGCCAGCCCAGGGATTTTTTCTGCCATTATGATGGGGCTTGGCCGCGCGGTGGGAGAAACCATGATCGTCCTGATGGCGACAGGCAACACGCCTATGATGGACTGGAACATTCTCGAAGGGATGCGAACCCTCTCTGCCACTATTGCGGTGGAACTTCCTGAGTCTGAAGTGGGCAGTTCTCATTTCCGTCTGCTGTTTTTATCCGCGCTCCTGCTGTTTGTCTTTACCTTCGCAGTCAACTCTGTGGCGGAATGGGTGCGTCAACGATTAAGAGAAAAATACCGTGCACTTTAA
- the pstB gene encoding phosphate ABC transporter ATP-binding protein PstB encodes MFSINETLGYQAPLDVSRLSDEQTAICIEDLNLYYGQTQALHGISMRIPKGRVTAFIGPSGCGKSTLLRCINRMNDLVEGCRVTGQVKLHGKNVYDMGVDVATLRRRVGMVFQRPNPFPKSIYENVVYGLRLQGIKNSRALDDAAERALRSAALWDEVKDRLHENAFGLSGGQQQRLVIARAIAIEPEVLLLDEPTSALDPISTLTIEELINELKTQYTVVIVTHNMQQAARVSDYTAFIHMGKLIEYSDADTIFTSPVKKQTEDYITGRYG; translated from the coding sequence ATGTTTTCAATTAACGAGACCTTGGGGTATCAAGCTCCATTGGATGTAAGCCGCTTGAGCGATGAGCAAACTGCCATCTGCATCGAGGATTTAAATCTCTATTATGGGCAAACTCAGGCGCTGCATGGCATATCGATGCGCATTCCCAAAGGACGGGTGACGGCTTTTATCGGTCCGTCGGGTTGTGGAAAATCGACCCTGTTGCGCTGTATTAACCGCATGAATGATTTGGTCGAAGGGTGCCGTGTGACCGGGCAAGTCAAACTGCACGGCAAGAATGTTTACGATATGGGCGTTGATGTGGCCACGCTACGTCGCCGAGTGGGCATGGTGTTTCAAAGGCCGAACCCATTTCCGAAGTCGATTTATGAAAACGTCGTGTATGGTTTGCGTTTACAAGGGATAAAAAATAGCCGAGCGCTAGACGATGCTGCAGAGCGAGCTTTGCGCTCGGCGGCGTTGTGGGATGAAGTGAAAGATCGTCTGCACGAAAACGCATTCGGTTTATCGGGGGGGCAGCAGCAACGATTGGTGATTGCGCGTGCCATCGCCATTGAGCCAGAAGTGCTATTGTTAGATGAACCCACCTCCGCTTTGGATCCGATCTCTACTTTAACCATTGAGGAGCTTATCAATGAGCTTAAGACTCAATATACTGTGGTGATTGTCACCCATAACATGCAGCAAGCGGCGCGAGTGAGCGATTACACCGCTTTCATTCATATGGGAAAACTGATTGAATATTCGGATGCCGATACTATTTTTACCTCTCCGGTGAAAAAGCAAACCGAGGATTACATTACCGGCCGTTACGGTTAA
- the phoU gene encoding phosphate signaling complex protein PhoU has product MHFGRHISGQFNVELESIRTHVLTMGGLVEQQLSFAMQALHNDDVELAKRVVRDDHKVNAMEVSIDDACTRIIAKRQPTAKDLRLIMAIIKTITDLERIGDVATKMAYVAIESPSSKESQFHVSLEPLARQAIGMLHQVLDAFARMDVDAAAKVHKMDDKLDAEYEAVIRQLMTYMMENPKNIPNILQVMWSARAIERVGDRCQNICEYIIYFVKGKDVRHLGDQGINDALK; this is encoded by the coding sequence ATGCATTTTGGTCGTCATATCTCTGGTCAGTTTAATGTCGAGTTAGAATCGATTCGTACTCATGTGTTGACTATGGGAGGGCTGGTAGAACAACAGCTTTCGTTTGCGATGCAGGCATTACATAACGACGATGTGGAACTGGCGAAGCGGGTGGTGCGCGACGACCATAAAGTCAATGCGATGGAAGTATCGATAGACGACGCTTGTACGCGCATTATTGCCAAGCGGCAACCGACAGCAAAAGATCTGCGCTTGATCATGGCGATCATCAAGACGATTACCGATTTAGAGCGCATCGGTGATGTGGCGACCAAAATGGCCTACGTGGCAATTGAGAGCCCGTCATCTAAAGAGAGTCAGTTTCATGTGTCGTTGGAGCCGCTCGCTCGTCAGGCGATTGGCATGTTGCATCAAGTGCTTGATGCCTTTGCGCGCATGGATGTCGATGCGGCGGCAAAAGTCCATAAAATGGACGATAAACTGGATGCGGAATACGAAGCGGTGATCCGCCAGTTGATGACCTACATGATGGAGAATCCGAAAAACATCCCCAATATATTGCAAGTGATGTGGTCGGCGCGCGCGATAGAGCGAGTGGGGGATCGTTGTCAGAACATCTGCGAATACATCATTTACTTTGTGAAAGGCAAAGATGTACGCCATTTGGGCGATCAGGGCATCAACGACGCCCTGAAATAG
- the ppk2 gene encoding polyphosphate kinase 2 produces MGKLKRKLYECELEQLQIELVKLQEWVKYKGLKVVVIFEGRDAAGKGGVIKRITEKLNPRVCRVAALPAPTEKEKTQWYFQRYVAHLPSAGEIVLFDRSWYNRAGVEKVMGFCSQDEYEEFLRACPEFERMLQRSGIILLKYWFSVSDEEQEKRFLERINTPIKRWKFSPMDLESRNRWAEYSQAKDKMFAYTDTKHSPWWVVPSDDKRKARLNCIHHLLSQVDYQELQHLPIELPEINKEGYVRSPVEEQTLVPQKY; encoded by the coding sequence ATGGGCAAATTGAAGCGCAAGCTCTACGAGTGTGAACTAGAGCAGCTACAGATTGAACTGGTTAAGCTGCAAGAGTGGGTCAAATACAAAGGCTTGAAGGTGGTGGTGATCTTCGAAGGCCGCGACGCAGCGGGCAAAGGTGGTGTGATCAAACGCATTACCGAAAAACTCAACCCCCGCGTCTGTCGAGTTGCGGCTTTGCCTGCCCCAACGGAAAAAGAGAAAACTCAGTGGTATTTTCAGCGTTACGTCGCACATCTCCCGTCCGCAGGCGAAATCGTACTGTTTGATCGCAGTTGGTACAACCGTGCCGGGGTGGAAAAAGTGATGGGCTTCTGCTCACAAGATGAATATGAAGAATTTCTACGCGCCTGCCCTGAGTTTGAACGCATGCTGCAACGGTCCGGGATCATTTTGCTCAAATATTGGTTCTCGGTTTCCGATGAAGAGCAAGAGAAGCGTTTTCTGGAGCGGATAAATACCCCTATCAAACGCTGGAAATTTAGCCCAATGGATCTGGAATCGCGCAATCGTTGGGCCGAATACTCCCAAGCCAAAGACAAGATGTTTGCCTATACCGACACCAAACACAGCCCTTGGTGGGTGGTGCCGTCGGACGATAAACGCAAAGCGAGACTCAACTGCATTCACCATCTGCTTAGCCAAGTGGATTATCAGGAGCTGCAACATCTACCGATTGAGCTGCCAGAAATCAATAAAGAAGGCTACGTCCGTTCCCCTGTTGAAGAGCAGACCTTGGTGCCGCAGAAATATTAA
- a CDS encoding copper homeostasis protein CutC: MNYHIEVCIDNIESLHQAIAGGATRIELCSSLALGGLTPSFGFMRQAAAHSPIPVYAMIRPRQGDFFYTEEEVEIMMWDIEMAQRAGLQGVVLGLLNPDGSIDRKRTQRLCQHATALDLGVTFHRAFDQCSEPKQALEEIITLGCERILTSGLAPSAPQGAALLASLVEQAAGRIAIMAGAGVNASNVKELVAKSHVTEVHLSGKGVRASKMHFIAEQSKMGAADVDDFMIPLTDIEAIAKTVSALK; the protein is encoded by the coding sequence GTGAATTACCACATTGAAGTATGTATCGACAACATTGAATCCCTCCACCAAGCGATTGCAGGTGGCGCAACGCGGATAGAGCTCTGTTCATCGCTTGCACTAGGTGGCCTTACCCCCAGCTTTGGTTTTATGCGCCAAGCCGCGGCGCACTCGCCGATTCCGGTCTACGCCATGATTCGCCCACGCCAAGGGGACTTTTTCTATACTGAAGAGGAAGTGGAGATCATGATGTGGGATATCGAGATGGCACAACGCGCTGGGCTGCAAGGCGTTGTGCTGGGTCTGCTCAACCCAGACGGCTCAATTGATCGCAAACGCACTCAGCGTTTGTGCCAGCATGCCACGGCTTTAGACCTCGGCGTCACCTTTCATCGTGCGTTTGACCAATGCAGCGAGCCCAAACAAGCGCTGGAAGAAATTATCACGCTTGGCTGCGAGCGCATTCTCACCTCTGGCCTTGCGCCTTCAGCACCGCAAGGCGCAGCGCTACTGGCTTCGTTGGTTGAGCAAGCCGCAGGGCGTATTGCCATCATGGCGGGTGCTGGGGTGAACGCCAGTAATGTCAAAGAGTTAGTAGCAAAAAGCCACGTCACGGAAGTGCATCTCTCTGGTAAAGGCGTACGCGCGAGCAAAATGCACTTCATCGCTGAGCAAAGCAAAATGGGCGCAGCCGATGTTGATGATTTTATGATCCCACTGACCGACATTGAGGCAATTGCTAAGACAGTTTCAGCTCTCAAATAA
- a CDS encoding peroxiredoxin C → MVLVGRQAPDFTAAAVLGNGEIVDSFNFAEFTKGKKAVVFFYPLDFTFVCPSELIAFDNRYEDFKAKGVEVIGVSIDSQFSHNAWRNTAVENGGIGQVKYPLVADVKHEICKAYDVEHPEAGVAFRGSFLIDEDGLVRHQVVNDLPLGRNIDEMLRMVDALNFHQKHGEVCPAQWEEGKAGMDASPKGVASFLAEHASDLAKK, encoded by the coding sequence ATGGTACTAGTAGGTCGTCAAGCCCCAGATTTTACTGCTGCAGCTGTGCTAGGTAACGGTGAAATCGTTGATAGCTTCAACTTTGCTGAATTCACTAAAGGTAAGAAGGCAGTTGTTTTCTTCTACCCACTAGATTTCACTTTCGTTTGCCCATCAGAGTTGATCGCGTTCGACAACCGTTACGAAGATTTCAAAGCGAAAGGCGTTGAAGTTATCGGTGTATCTATCGACTCTCAGTTCTCTCACAACGCATGGCGTAACACTGCTGTTGAGAACGGCGGTATCGGTCAAGTTAAATACCCACTGGTTGCAGACGTTAAGCACGAAATCTGTAAAGCGTACGACGTAGAGCACCCAGAAGCAGGCGTTGCTTTCCGTGGTTCTTTCCTTATCGACGAAGACGGTCTAGTACGTCACCAAGTAGTTAACGACCTACCTCTAGGCCGTAACATCGACGAAATGCTACGCATGGTTGACGCACTGAACTTCCACCAGAAGCACGGCGAAGTATGTCCTGCTCAGTGGGAAGAAGGTAAAGCAGGTATGGACGCTTCACCAAAAGGCGTTGCAAGCTTCCTAGCGGAACACGCATCTGACCTAGCTAAGAAATAA
- a CDS encoding hydrogen peroxide-inducible genes activator, producing the protein MNKWPSLKQLHYLITLYETRHFSDAAERCFVSQSTLSKGIQNLEELIGCPLYEKKDKKSPLVFTQAGELVVLHGRELLAKGQDLVELGNLCQGDGMQGQLKVGCIPTIAPFLLGDLVQEVNQRFPQLNLLLREDTTTNLLTALRHGELDVLILALPVDIEGMENRVVGQDPFKMVISRHQADKIKVPISYCDLPDESVFLLEREHCLTEHAVSACKLTDKEKINPFSATSLHTLVQMVANGLGTTFIPQMAIDHGLLDNQNLVVVEPPGQLAYRDIGLVWRPGSARTQIFNQLADVVSELL; encoded by the coding sequence ATGAATAAGTGGCCCAGTCTTAAGCAGTTACACTATCTCATCACCTTGTACGAAACTCGCCATTTTAGCGATGCGGCTGAGCGGTGTTTTGTCAGTCAATCGACTTTAAGTAAGGGGATACAAAATCTCGAAGAGCTGATTGGTTGTCCGTTGTACGAGAAAAAAGACAAAAAGAGCCCGCTGGTGTTTACTCAGGCTGGCGAGCTGGTGGTGCTGCATGGGCGTGAGTTGTTAGCCAAAGGGCAGGATTTGGTGGAGCTTGGCAACTTGTGTCAAGGAGACGGCATGCAAGGGCAACTTAAAGTGGGTTGCATTCCGACCATCGCCCCTTTCTTGCTTGGTGACCTCGTTCAAGAAGTGAACCAACGTTTTCCTCAGCTCAACCTGCTGTTGCGTGAAGATACCACGACCAATCTGTTAACGGCCTTACGTCATGGTGAGTTGGACGTGTTGATCTTGGCGCTGCCTGTCGATATTGAGGGGATGGAGAACCGAGTGGTTGGCCAAGATCCGTTTAAGATGGTGATCAGCCGTCATCAAGCAGACAAAATCAAAGTGCCGATTAGTTATTGTGATTTGCCGGATGAGTCGGTATTTCTTTTGGAGCGCGAGCACTGCCTGACCGAGCATGCGGTCTCCGCTTGCAAACTCACGGATAAAGAGAAAATCAATCCATTCAGTGCCACCAGCTTGCATACACTAGTGCAGATGGTGGCAAATGGGTTGGGCACGACCTTCATTCCTCAAATGGCGATCGATCATGGCCTGCTAGACAACCAAAATCTAGTCGTGGTGGAGCCGCCTGGCCAACTCGCTTACCGTGATATTGGTCTGGTTTGGCGACCCGGTTCAGCACGGACGCAAATTTTCAATCAATTGGCGGATGTGGTTTCAGAGCTACTGTAG
- the aceB gene encoding malate synthase A, with translation MLAQTPEKQNAPTEQQQTQGMLEVTGKLSPEHQAIFPVEAQTFLSQLCARFASQVDELLTAREERQERIDQGELPDFLPQTQDIREGSWKILGIPHDLQDRRVEITGPTDRKMVINALNANVKVFMVDFEDSMSPAWEKVLDGQINLRDAVNGTISYTNPDNGKHYQLVENPAVLICRVRGLHLKEKHVTWQGESIPGALFDFALYFYNNYKALLKKGSGPYFYLPKLQSHHEAKWWSEVFHFTEDYFGLDTGTIKATVLIETLPAVFEMDEILFSLKEHIVGLNCGRWDYIFSYIKTLKKHPDRVLPDRQVVTMDKPFLNAYSRLLIRTCHKRGAFAMGGMAAFIPAKDPVENQRVLDKILKDKMLEANNGHDGTWVAHPGLADTAMAVFNQVFGERSNQLDVSREQDAPISAEELLAPCDGERTEHGMRHNIRVALQYIEAWISGNGCVPIYGLMEDAATAEISRASIWQWIQHQKTLDNGLTVTKALFEQYLKEEIEVVKQEIGDARYQAGRFFEAAELMARLTTSDELSNFLTVPGYDYLD, from the coding sequence ATGCTTGCTCAAACTCCCGAGAAACAAAACGCACCCACTGAACAGCAACAGACCCAAGGCATGCTTGAGGTGACTGGCAAGCTATCGCCAGAGCATCAAGCAATTTTCCCTGTTGAAGCCCAAACCTTTTTATCTCAGTTGTGTGCTAGGTTTGCCTCTCAAGTCGATGAACTGCTTACTGCCCGTGAAGAGAGACAGGAACGTATCGACCAAGGCGAACTGCCCGATTTTCTGCCGCAAACGCAGGATATCCGTGAAGGGAGTTGGAAGATCCTTGGTATTCCTCACGATCTGCAAGATCGTCGAGTGGAGATTACCGGCCCAACCGATCGCAAAATGGTGATCAACGCCCTCAATGCCAACGTCAAAGTGTTCATGGTTGACTTCGAAGATTCCATGTCGCCGGCTTGGGAGAAAGTGTTAGATGGTCAAATCAACTTGCGCGATGCGGTCAACGGCACCATCTCGTACACCAATCCAGACAATGGCAAGCACTACCAACTGGTGGAAAATCCAGCGGTGCTCATCTGCCGTGTGCGCGGACTGCATCTAAAAGAGAAGCATGTCACGTGGCAGGGAGAGAGCATTCCTGGAGCATTGTTTGATTTCGCGCTCTACTTCTATAACAACTACAAAGCGTTACTAAAAAAAGGCAGCGGCCCTTATTTCTACCTGCCTAAACTGCAGTCTCACCATGAAGCGAAGTGGTGGAGTGAGGTATTCCATTTCACCGAAGATTATTTCGGTCTAGACACAGGTACGATTAAAGCGACAGTGCTGATCGAAACGCTTCCAGCGGTGTTTGAAATGGATGAAATTCTCTTTTCTCTCAAAGAGCACATCGTCGGTCTGAACTGTGGCCGCTGGGACTATATTTTCAGCTACATCAAGACCTTGAAAAAACATCCAGATCGCGTTCTGCCAGATCGCCAAGTCGTAACGATGGATAAGCCTTTCCTCAACGCTTACTCGCGTTTGCTTATCCGTACTTGCCACAAACGTGGTGCCTTTGCGATGGGAGGAATGGCGGCGTTTATTCCCGCTAAAGATCCGGTGGAAAACCAGCGCGTTTTAGACAAAATCCTCAAGGATAAAATGCTGGAAGCCAACAATGGCCACGACGGCACTTGGGTTGCTCACCCAGGTTTGGCGGATACCGCAATGGCCGTGTTTAATCAAGTGTTTGGCGAGCGTAGCAACCAACTGGATGTTAGCCGCGAGCAAGATGCGCCGATCAGTGCCGAAGAACTTCTTGCGCCGTGCGACGGAGAGAGAACAGAGCATGGCATGCGTCACAACATTCGAGTCGCGCTGCAATACATCGAAGCGTGGATTTCCGGTAACGGCTGTGTACCGATTTACGGCTTGATGGAAGATGCCGCGACGGCCGAAATTTCGCGCGCCTCTATCTGGCAATGGATTCAACATCAAAAAACCTTAGATAACGGTTTGACGGTTACTAAAGCGCTGTTTGAACAATATCTCAAAGAAGAAATTGAGGTCGTGAAACAGGAAATAGGTGACGCGCGTTATCAAGCCGGACGCTTTTTTGAAGCTGCTGAGCTAATGGCAAGGTTAACCACCAGCGATGAACTGAGTAATTTCTTAACGGTTCCAGGTTACGACTATCTGGACTGA
- the aceA gene encoding isocitrate lyase, which yields MTLTRRQQIEALEKDWATNPRWKHVKRPYTAEEVVDLRGSIVPANTLAQRGADKLWSLVNGSAKKGYVNCLGALTGGQAVQQAKAGIEAIYLSGWQVAADNNTASTMYPDQSLYPVDSVPSVVKRINNSFRRADQIQWANGKSPEEGGIDYFLPIVADAEAGFGGVLNAYELMKSMIEAGAAGVHFEDQLASVKKCGHMGGKVLVPTQEAVQKLVAARLAADVAGTTTLVIARTDANAADLLTSDCDPYDADFIVGERTQEGFYRVRAGIDQAISRGLAYAPYADLIWCETATPCLEEARKFAEAIHAQYPEQLLAYNCSPSFNWEKNLDAETIAKFQQELSDMGYKYQFITLAGIHNMWFNMFELAHAYAQGEGMRHYVEKVQRPEFQAAEKGYTFVAHQQEVGTGYFDRMTNTIQGGNSSVTALTGSTEEDQFH from the coding sequence ATGACATTAACTCGCCGCCAACAAATCGAAGCTCTAGAAAAAGACTGGGCAACCAATCCTCGCTGGAAGCACGTCAAGCGTCCATACACCGCTGAAGAAGTGGTGGATCTGCGTGGTTCTATTGTTCCTGCCAACACGCTGGCCCAACGTGGCGCAGATAAGTTGTGGTCGCTGGTCAACGGGAGCGCCAAAAAAGGTTATGTAAACTGTTTGGGTGCACTGACGGGTGGTCAGGCGGTTCAACAAGCGAAAGCGGGCATTGAAGCCATCTATCTGTCTGGTTGGCAGGTTGCTGCGGACAACAACACCGCATCTACCATGTACCCAGATCAGTCACTCTACCCAGTCGACTCGGTACCGTCAGTGGTGAAGCGCATTAACAACTCGTTCCGTCGTGCAGACCAAATCCAGTGGGCGAATGGTAAATCACCGGAAGAGGGTGGCATTGACTACTTCCTACCGATTGTGGCTGACGCTGAAGCGGGCTTTGGCGGCGTATTGAACGCTTACGAGCTGATGAAATCGATGATTGAAGCGGGCGCAGCAGGCGTGCATTTTGAAGATCAGCTTGCATCGGTGAAAAAATGTGGCCACATGGGCGGCAAAGTATTAGTACCAACGCAAGAAGCGGTGCAAAAACTGGTGGCCGCTCGATTGGCCGCTGACGTTGCGGGCACGACGACGCTGGTTATTGCTCGTACCGACGCCAACGCAGCCGATCTACTGACGTCAGATTGTGACCCTTATGATGCCGATTTCATCGTTGGTGAGCGTACTCAAGAAGGCTTCTACCGCGTACGTGCCGGTATTGATCAGGCAATTTCTCGTGGTCTTGCTTACGCGCCTTACGCTGACCTTATCTGGTGTGAAACAGCCACCCCATGCCTAGAAGAAGCGCGTAAGTTTGCAGAGGCTATTCATGCGCAATACCCAGAGCAACTGCTGGCGTACAACTGCTCGCCATCATTTAACTGGGAGAAAAACTTGGATGCCGAAACCATCGCCAAGTTCCAGCAAGAGCTCTCTGATATGGGCTACAAATACCAGTTCATCACTTTGGCGGGCATTCACAATATGTGGTTCAACATGTTTGAACTGGCACACGCTTACGCGCAGGGCGAAGGGATGCGTCACTATGTTGAGAAAGTGCAGCGTCCTGAGTTTCAAGCGGCGGAGAAAGGTTACACCTTCGTTGCGCACCAACAAGAAGTGGGGACTGGCTACTTCGACCGTATGACCAACACCATTCAGGGCGGCAACTCTTCTGTTACGGCGCTCACGGGCTCAACCGAAGAAGATCAGTTCCACTGA
- a CDS encoding CBS domain-containing protein, with translation MIKVEDMMTRNPHTLLRSHTLADARNMMAALDIRHIPIVDANKRLLGIVTQRDILAAQESSLHNAPADQSYTDDTPLYEMMHSSIMTAEPKAGLKESALCMQKHKVGCLPVVDRGQLVGIITDSDFVTIAINLLELQEEVEPDELEVEDDL, from the coding sequence ATGATCAAAGTAGAAGATATGATGACTCGCAACCCTCATACCTTGTTGCGTTCGCATACCCTAGCAGATGCGCGCAATATGATGGCCGCACTCGACATCAGACACATCCCGATTGTTGACGCGAACAAACGCTTGCTGGGAATCGTGACCCAACGCGATATTCTCGCGGCGCAAGAATCCAGCTTACACAACGCGCCAGCCGATCAATCCTACACCGACGATACGCCGCTTTATGAAATGATGCACAGCAGCATTATGACCGCAGAGCCAAAAGCCGGGCTTAAAGAGAGCGCCTTGTGCATGCAAAAACACAAAGTTGGCTGTTTACCTGTGGTCGATAGAGGCCAATTGGTGGGCATTATTACCGACTCGGATTTTGTCACCATCGCGATTAACTTACTGGAACTGCAAGAAGAAGTGGAACCTGACGAGCTGGAAGTGGAAGACGATCTTTAG